The following proteins are encoded in a genomic region of Colletotrichum higginsianum IMI 349063 chromosome 9, whole genome shotgun sequence:
- a CDS encoding Protein phosphatase codes for MSRFSEVALLRYMTKLYAPFSEQHAWSYIRQHMNDPMSRACLISRAMIDLLVNRIFAFEAWEGFSVDADRQLREIRHEMNNLPGKSASPSVPFASNTLLTRPTCSAGQGGALQVCIDRVAAIVNSCINHERYDAYRNHRIEYFQAELREMLSPLLISESSGGPNLEEADEALRQMCEKAWSISAKMFTSRWTFEFRFPGTGARFNTQTMVGIAPNIGPQLLQAEHWRVQLVVTPVITVRNDTGSSISVASITNAHVICMK; via the coding sequence ATGTCGCGCTTCAGCGAGGTCGCGCTCTTGCGCTACATGACGAAGCTGTACGCTCCCTTCAGCGAGCAGCATGCCTGGTCGTATATCCGCCAGCACATGAACGACCCTATGAGCCGCGCTTGCTTGATCTCCCGCGCCATGATAGACCTTTTGGTCAACCGCATCTTCGCGTTCGAGGCCTGGGAGGGGTTTTCGGTCGATGCTGATCGTCAGCTGCGTGAGATTCGCCACGAGATGAACAATCTCCCTGGTAAGTCGGCTTCTCCTTCAGTGCCATTTGCCTCGAATACGTTGCTTACTCGTCCCACTTGCTCAGCCGGTCAAGGCGGTGCGCTCCAAGTCTGTATCGACCGCGTCGCGGCCATTGTCAACTCGTGCATCAACCACGAGCGCTACGACGCCTACCGCAACCACCGCATCGAGTACTTCCAGGCCGAGCTCCGTGAGATGCTCTCGCCCTTGCTCATCTCCGAGTCCTCCGGCGGCCCCAACCTAGAGGAGGCCGATGAGGCCCTCCGCCAGATGTGCGAGAAGGCAtggtccatctcggccaagaTGTTCACCTCGCGCTGGACCTTTGAGTTCCGCTTTCCGGGCACCGGAGCGCGCTTCAACACCCAAACCATGGTCGGAATCGCGCCCAATATCGGTCCTCAGCTTCTCCAGGCCGAACACTGGCGAGTTCAGCTGGTTGTTACCCCCGTCATTACGGTGCGCAACGACACGGgctcctcgatctcggtGGCTTCCATTACCAACGCCCATGTCATCTGCATGAAGTAG
- a CDS encoding CC1-like family splicing factor, which translates to MSGLDVEALLDATAKSSTETKTHDVDERPNGDRPERKERDRGRDGSRDRDYERRRRDRERRDRSTTRSRRGTPDDVKASTPRSDAGSHKSRRRSRSRDDDRRHSRRHRGDGDYYRGGRARSRSRSPHRSYRSSRDDYRERRDRSDRYSGDHRRAKDDDRPETSSKREATPQLTEDERDRRTVFVQQLAARLRTRDLKAFFEKVGPVTEAQIVKDRISQRSKGVGYVEFKNEDSVTQALQLTGQKLLGIPIIVQMTEAEKNRQVRTTETTSAHPNSIPFHRLYVGNIHFNVTEQDLQAVFEPFGELEFVQLQKDDNGRSRGYGFVQYREASQAREALEKMNGFDLAGRPIRVGLGNDKFTPESTANILQRFPGQNPQFQGSAFSGAGGRGPQTSAFDRAGGRDSEKSGGASALDDTDVAGVNFNNYSRDALMRKLARTDDASNGVDERQVLKPKTETKPLPVNVNMASRCVVLHNMFDPEEEEGDEWVKELEDDVRQEAETKYGRVVHISVDPNSKGDIYLKFDKVQGGENAIRGLNGRYFGGRMIDASPVVDAVYSSLFSRTRAI; encoded by the exons ATGTCGGGCCTAGACGTAGAGGCGTTGCTTGACGCCACCGCGAAAAGCTCAACCGAGACCAAGACACACGATGTCGACGAACGTCCTAATGGCGACCGCCCCGAGCGCAAGGAGCGTGATCGCGGCCGCGATGGGAGCCGTGACAGAGACTAcgagcggcgccgccgagaccgcGAGCGCCGCGACCGGAGCACGACACGAAGCCGTCGCGGAACCCCGGACGACGTCAAGGCATCCACCCCTCGGAGCGACGCTGGCAGCCACAAGAGTAGGcggagaagcagaagccgCGATGATGACCGCCGTCACTCACGTCGTCACAGAGGAGATGGTGATTACTACAGAGGCGGACGAGCCCGCTCCCGCTCTCGCTCGCCCCACCGCTCTTACCGCTCATCCCGCGATGACTATCGCGAACGCCGCGACCGCTCCGATCGCTACTCTGGGGACCATCGCCGGGCAAAGGATGATGATCGTCCCGAGACTTCTTCCAAGCGTGAGGCTACACCACAACTTACTGAAGATGAACGGGATCGCCGCACTGTTTTTgtccagcagctcgccgcccgTCTTCGCACACGCGACCTGAAGGCGTTTTTCGAAAAGGTTGGCCCTGTCACCGAGGCCCAGATTGTCAAGGATCGCATCAGCCAAAGATCCAAGGG AGTCGGTTACGTTGAATTCAAGAACGAGGACTCTGTCACCCAAGCGCTTCAACTTACCGGGCAGAAATTGTTAGGTATCCCTATCATTGTTCAGATGACGGAGGCCGAAAAGAACCGACAGGTTCGCACCACCGAAACCACAAGCGCCCACCCCAACTCGATCCCCTTCCACCGGCTTTATGTTGGCAACATTCACTTCAATGTCACCGAGCAGGATTTGCAGGCCGTCTTTGAACCCTTCGGCGAGCTTGAGTTCGTCCAGCTCCAGAAAGATGACAATGGACGCAGCCGAGGCTATGGCTTCGTGCA ATATCGCGAAGCCAGCCAAGCCAGGGAGGCCCTTGAGAAGATGAACGGATTTGATCTTGCCGGTCGCCCGATTCGCGTTGGCCTCGGAAACGATAAGTTTACCCCTGAGAGCACTGCCAACATATTGCAGAGATTTCCTGGTCAAAACCCACAGTTCCAGGGCTCTGCATTCTCTGGCGCGGGCGGTCGCGGCCCCCAGACGTCGGCATTCGACCGTGCCGGTGGACGAGACAGCGAGAAGTCTGGCGGCGCTAGTGCACTCGACGACACCGACGTCGCAGGCGTCAACTTTAACAACTACAGCCGTGATGCCCTGATGAGAAAGCTTGCCAGGACTGATGATGCTTCCAACGGAGTAGATGAGCGACAGGTGCTGAAGCCCAAGACCGAGACCAAGCCACTTCCCGTCAACGTCAATATGGCCAGCCGATGCGTTGTCCTGCACAACATGTTCGACCCAGAAGA ggaagaaggcgacgaaTGGGTCAAGGAATTGGAGGACGACGTACGGCAAGAAGCCGAAACCAAGTACGGCCGCGTCGTCCACATCTCGGTCGACCCGAACTCTAAGGGCGATATTTACCTCAAGTTCGACAAGGTCCAGGGCGGCGAGAACGCCATCAGAGGTCTCAATGGCCGCTACTTCGGAGGCAGGATGATCGACGCGTCGCCTGTTGTAGATGCCGTCTACAGCAGTTTGTTCTCTCGCACACGAGCGATCTGA
- a CDS encoding Cytochrome b5-like Heme/Steroid binding domain-containing protein has product MPSRTLPTFTRAEVEAHNTKKSCYVTIGANVYDVTDFAQDHPGGDDLVFEYAGKDVEAILRDPTSHPHSEAAYEVLDDSLVGFVINQKAVNGSGNGSVHKVNGTSNGKANGHANGDANVNGNGAAETENEGVKMNEHGELWDGERWVHPRTGMASEDDLSKETDYTTDYKKHKFLDLSRPLFPQMWYGGFSKEFYLDQVHRPRHYKGGESAPLFGNFLEPLSKTPWWVVPLAWLPPVAYHLYLARDGMESTTQEFLYFGLGLFLWTLIEYILHRFLFHLDQWLPDNRVGITAHFLLHGIHHYLPMDKYRLVMPPTLFVVLATPFYKLAHWVFSYSWHAATAVFCGGIFGYICYDLTHYFLHHQNLPLWYKELKKYHLQHHFLDYELGFGVTSRFWDSVFGTELPPIVKAN; this is encoded by the exons ATGCCGTCGCGAACTCTCCCTACCTTCACtcgcgccgaggtcgaggctcACAACACCAAGAAATCATGTTATGTCACCATTGGCGCCAACGTTTACGACGTGACCGACTTCGCCCAAGATCACCCTGGTGGCGACGACCTGGTGTTTGAGTATGCGGGCAAGGACGTTGAGGCAATCCTGCGCGATCCTACCTCTCACCCCCACTCAGAGGCGGCGtacgaggtcctcgacgactcCTTGGTCGGTTTCGTTATCAACCAGAAGGCCGTCAACGGATCAGGCAACGGGTCGGTCCACAAGGTTAACGGAACATCGAATGGCAAAGCGAACGGCCACGCGAACGGGGACGCCAacgtcaacggcaacggcgcggCCGAGACTGAAAACGAGGGTGTCAAGATGAACGAGCACGGCGAGCTCTGGGACGGCGAGCGTTGGGTTCACCCCCGGACCGGTATGGCCAGTGAGGATGACTTGAGCAAGGAAACCGATTACACCACCGACTACAAGAAACACAAGTTTCTCGATTTGAGCCGTCCTCTTTTCCCCCAGATGTGGTATGGCGGCTTCAGCAAGGAGTTTTATCTCGACCAAGTTCACCGCCCTAGGCACTACAAGGGTGGCGAGTCCGCGCCTCTGTTCGGCAACTTCCTCGAGCCTCTGTCCAAGACGCCCTGGTGGGTTGTTCCACTTGCATGGCTCCCGCCTGTGGCATACCACCTCTACCTTGCCCGAGATGGCATGGAAAGCACCACTCAGGAATTCCTGTACTTCGGGCTTGGTCTTTTCCTCTGGACTCTGATCGAGTACATTCTCCACCGTTTTCTGTTCCATCTCGATCA ATGGCTCCCTGACAACCGAGTGGGCATCACCGCGcacttcctcctccacggcATCCACCACTACCTTCCCATGGATAAGTACCGCCTGGTCATGCCCCCGACGTTGTTCGTCGTTCTTGCCACCCCATTCTACAAGCTTGCCCACTGGGTATTCTCGTACAGCTGGCACGCCGCTACGGCCGTATTCTGCGGAGGCATCTTCGGCTACATCTGCTACGACCTGACGCACTATTTCCTCCACCACCAGAACCTGCCCCTCTGGTACAAGGAACTCAAGAAGTACCAccttcaacaccactttctCGACTACGAGCTCGGTTTCGGCGTCACCAGCCGGTTCTGGGACAGTGTCTTTGGCACGGAACTGCCTCCCATCGTGAAGGCCAACTAA
- a CDS encoding heterokaryon incompatibility protein Het-C, with the protein MASSGLGRGSIFLALCLLLVLLPGRAAAFGAGNIPSIAQVEGHNWRHGDIEDMLKTIAFLHGKKWTSMLVSRVYFGNWLRDYSQAVDVGSLKGVNAPTIRILVWVLSFMAFGYATEEFEVTEERLGVYRPEEHIDNPLGYADGMDARKFDPRLRGPVDPIETRIDPRTGMKNYIANESGGWATSAGYLRFSFARSIHFGRVYTSGSRGSGKEADLCEALRCLGQALHCMEDFSAHSNYCELALRELGYHDVYPHCGAATEINLNGRRVFPLVTGTFGAVDFLHSVLGEATDHFTQSEVDEMNVALQNAEGMTANLTGGGTGSRGFLGLGSSKPNDFISLVSQLPGIGGDLAGQARDLQSRSAAQEQQNTRSGGDLSRDSANQVPGMSTNFDPVETARKIYPILQFRDKIVKSISNLISKIPGLEKLLDHISETLTAFILGLLAPFVRPIITQVSKVLKDGSSTVIDASSNSQLEPWKNPSCDDPTHSMLSKDHFTNILNSCAGRVAATILQYVVPRILYAWENPGVPVDEVVDDVLRAFHHPAARDDRIQIQRDMFETVRKWVNESSHKHELSHLLSSESVKTGKNHILSGGNSTKSVGGPGHTHSHGAFDGFGELGHGKVQGSLWNQIRTRDLNSMEGDDRKPLSSSPLPPSRPDYGYHESQGGSSHHYSASQSQGHASSYYSQPEPQGYGQQPPAPPAGQWGHPQPPQGYGGPGYGPGPGYGGPGYGGPPQPQYPPHHQQPPAPHHQQGGWSQYPGQHRY; encoded by the exons ATGGCCTCATCCGGTCTCGGGAGAGGTTCCATCTTCCTTGCTCTTTgtctgctgctggtgctcTTACCAggtcgcgccgccgcctttgGCGCTGGCAACATCCCCTCCATTGCTCAG GTCGAGGGTCACAACTGGCGTCATGGAG ATATCGAGGATATGCTCAAGACCATTGCCTTCTTGCACGGCAAGAAATGGACTTCCATGTTGGTGTCGCGTGTCTACTTTGGAAACTGGCTTCGCGACTACTCTCAGGCCGTCGATGTAGGCAGCTTGAAGGGAGTGAACGCCCCCACCATCAGAATTCTG GTTTGGGTTCTTTCTTTCATGGCCTTCGGCTATGCGACGGAAGAGTTCGAGGTAACCGAGGAGCGCCTCGGCGTCTACCGTCCCGAAGAGCACATCGACAACCCCCTGGGCTACGCCGACGGCATGGACGCGCGCAAGTTTGACCCTCGCCTGCGCGGTCCCGTCGACCCCATCGAAACTCGGATCGATCCACGCACTGGCATGAAGAACTACATCGCCAACGAATCTGGTGGCTGGGCGACCAGCGCTGGCTACTTGCGCTTCAGCTTCGCCCGCAGCATTCACTTCGGTCGGGTCTACACGAGCGGTTCGCGTGGCTCCGGAAAGGAGGCAGACCTTTGCGAGGCATTGCGTTGTCTCGGACAGGCTCTCCACTGCATGGAGGACTTCAGCGCTCACAGCAACTACTGTGAGCTTGCTCTGCGGGAGCTGGGCTACCACGACGTCTACCCCCACTGCGGTGCTGCCACAGAAATTAACCTGAATGGCCGCCGTGTTTTCCCTCTCGTCACCGGAACCTTTGGTGCTGTGGATTTCCTGCACTCCGTTCTCGGCGAAGCCACGGACCACTTCACTCAGTCCGAGGTGGATGAAATGAACGTCGCGCTTCAGAACGCCGAAGGCATGACCGCAAACCTCACTGGTGGCGGCACTGGGTCCCGTGGCTTTCTGGGGCTCGGCTCGTCGAAGCCGAATGACTTTATCTCACTTGTCAGCCAGCTCCCGGGCATTGGTGGAGATCTGGCAGGTCAGGCCCGCGATCTACAGTCCAGATCGGCTGCACAGGAGCAGCAAAACACCCGTTCAGGCGGCGATCTCAGCCGCGACAGCGCAAACCAGGTACCCGGCATGAGTACCAACTTCGACCCTGTCGAGACTGCCCGTAAGATCTACCCGATCCTGCAGTTCCGAGATAAGATTGTCAAGTCCATCAGCAACCTCATCTCCAAGATTCCTGGCTTGGAGAAGCTCTTGGATCACATCAGTGAGACACTGACTGCATTCATTCTGGGACTGTTGGCGCCGTTCGTCAGACCTATCATCACCCAGGTTTCCAAGGTCCTCAAGGATGGTTCCTCAACCGTCATTGATGCCAGCTCCAACTCTCAGCTGGAGCCCTGGAAGAACCCCAGTTGTGATGACCCGACCCACTCCATGCTGTCTAAGGATCACTTCACCAACATTCTCAACTCGTGCGCGGGCAGGGTTGCTGCGACGATCTTGCAATATGTCGTCCC GCGTATTCTTTACGCATGGGAAAACCCTGGAgtgcccgtcgacgaggtcgttgATGACGTCCTCCGGGCTTTCCACCACCCGGCAGCCCGCGACGACAGAATACAAATACAGAGAGACATGTTCGAGACGGTTCGCAAGTGGGTGAATGAGAGTTCCCATAAGCATGAGCTGTCTCATCTTctctcgtccgagtcggtCAAGACTGGTAAAAACCACATTCTCAGTGGTGGTAACAGCACGAAGAGTGTTGGTGGCCCCGGTCACACACACTCCCACGGAGCCTTTGACGGTTTCGGGGAGCTGGGCCATGGCAAGGTTCAGGGTTCGCTCTGGAACCAGATCCGCACGCGAGACCTGAACTCTATGGAGGGCGATGACAGGAAGCCTCTGTCGagctctcctcttcctccatcGCGACCGGACTACGGATATCACGAAAGCCAGGGCGGAAGCAGCCACCACTACTCGGCCTCGCAATCCCAGGGCCACGCCTCGAGCTACTACAGCCAGCCCGAACCACAAGGCTACGGCCAACAGCCACCTGCCCCGCCCGCGGGTCAATGGggccatcctcagcccccACAAGGATACGGCGGTCCCGGTTACGGTCCCGGGCCCGGATACGGCGGCCCCGGATACGGTGGACCGCCGCAGCCCCAATACCCGCCTCACCACCAGCAACCGCCCGctcctcatcatcagcagGGTGGCTGGAGCCAGTACCCAGGCCAGCACCGCTACTGA